Proteins encoded within one genomic window of Ideonella dechloratans:
- a CDS encoding LysR family transcriptional regulator, translated as MDLPLNALRAFAVSARHLNFARAADELHLSPTAVSQHVKNLEARYGVRLFHRLPRGLALTDEGRAILPAVAASFDRLAESLQQLKDGSPRETLSLGVVATYAVGWLLPRLARFQAACPHVDLRLQTHNNRVDLAAEGLDAAIRFGDGHWHGTQAVPLLQAPLAPLCAPALALRLKQPQDLMDVPLLRSYRVDEWDQWCAVAGVPVPPLRGMVFDSSLALAEAAALGVGVALLPTVLFQRDLVQGRLVRPFDVEVSVGRYWLTRLASRAPSPALASFAAWLTGDGPADAPQAV; from the coding sequence TTGGATCTTCCTCTCAACGCCCTGCGGGCCTTCGCGGTGTCCGCCCGGCACCTGAACTTCGCGCGGGCCGCCGATGAACTGCACCTGAGTCCCACCGCCGTCAGCCAGCATGTCAAGAACCTGGAGGCGCGTTACGGGGTGCGGCTGTTCCACCGCCTGCCAAGGGGACTGGCGCTGACCGACGAGGGGCGGGCCATCCTGCCGGCGGTGGCGGCCTCGTTCGATCGCCTGGCCGAGAGCCTGCAGCAGCTGAAGGACGGCAGCCCCCGCGAAACCCTGTCGCTCGGGGTGGTGGCCACCTATGCCGTGGGGTGGCTGTTGCCGCGGCTGGCCCGGTTTCAGGCGGCCTGTCCGCATGTGGACCTGCGCCTGCAGACGCACAACAACCGGGTGGACCTGGCCGCCGAGGGCCTGGATGCCGCCATCCGCTTCGGCGATGGGCATTGGCATGGCACCCAGGCCGTGCCCTTGCTTCAGGCCCCGCTGGCGCCACTGTGCGCCCCGGCGCTGGCGTTGCGGCTGAAGCAGCCGCAGGACCTGATGGACGTGCCGCTGCTGCGGTCGTACCGCGTCGACGAATGGGACCAATGGTGTGCGGTGGCGGGCGTGCCCGTGCCGCCGCTGCGCGGCATGGTGTTCGACAGTTCGCTGGCCCTGGCCGAGGCGGCAGCCCTGGGGGTCGGGGTGGCCCTGCTGCCCACCGTGCTGTTCCAGCGGGATCTGGTGCAAGGGCGCTTGGTGCGTCCCTTCGACGTGGAGGTCTCGGTGGGGCGCTACTGGCTCACCCGCTTGGCCAGCCGGGCGCCCAGTCCCGCACTGGCCAGCTTTGCGGCCTGGCTGACCGGGGACGGTCCGGCCGACGCCCCTCAGGCCGTCTGA
- the bla gene encoding class A beta-lactamase, producing MQKRDFLTHLLGLGCLGSALANPLEPQENPAPSPALQQALQDIESRAGGRLGLAVLDTGSGRRWLHRADERFLLCSTFKLLLCAQVLDRAARGEERLDRQLAFRRSDLVEWSPVTKKAVGRGRLSVAQLCEATMTTSDNTAALLLLKTQGGPAGLTRWLRAHGDTQTRLDRSEPDLNLADPTGEWDTTTPAAMADTVQRLCLGAGLPKTVQAQLQAWMKASTTGAQRLRAGLPTGWQIGDKTGTGDGISNDVAIVWPPGQAAPWVVVAFLSNCRSPREAQQACLAEVGRLLPRWQHL from the coding sequence ATGCAGAAACGTGACTTTCTGACCCATCTGCTCGGCCTGGGCTGCCTGGGATCTGCGCTGGCCAATCCGCTGGAGCCCCAGGAAAATCCGGCGCCTTCCCCTGCCCTCCAGCAGGCCCTGCAGGACATTGAATCGCGCGCCGGCGGGCGGCTGGGCCTGGCGGTGCTGGACACCGGCAGCGGCCGCCGCTGGCTCCACCGCGCCGACGAGCGCTTCCTGCTGTGCAGCACCTTCAAGCTGCTGCTGTGCGCCCAGGTGCTGGATCGGGCTGCCCGCGGCGAGGAGCGCCTGGACCGACAGCTCGCGTTTCGCCGCAGCGACCTGGTCGAGTGGTCCCCGGTGACGAAGAAGGCGGTGGGACGCGGCCGCCTGAGCGTGGCCCAGCTGTGCGAGGCCACCATGACCACCAGCGACAACACCGCCGCCCTGCTGCTGCTCAAGACGCAGGGCGGCCCCGCCGGCCTGACCCGCTGGCTGCGCGCCCATGGCGACACGCAGACGCGCCTGGACCGCAGCGAACCGGATCTCAACCTCGCCGACCCGACCGGGGAATGGGACACCACGACCCCCGCCGCCATGGCGGACACCGTGCAGCGCCTGTGCCTGGGCGCAGGCCTGCCGAAGACGGTGCAGGCCCAGTTACAGGCCTGGATGAAAGCCAGCACCACCGGCGCCCAACGCCTGCGCGCCGGCCTGCCGACGGGCTGGCAGATCGGCGACAAGACCGGCACGGGCGACGGCATCAGCAACGATGTGGCCATCGTCTGGCCGCCCGGACAGGCTGCCCCCTGGGTGGTGGTGGCATTCCTCAGCAACTGCCGAAGCCCGCGCGAGGCGCAGCAAGCCTGCCTGGCAGAGGTGGGCCGCCTCTTGCCGCGCTGGCAACACCTCTGA
- a CDS encoding GntR family transcriptional regulator, whose amino-acid sequence MPDNDSIFAPRALYLQVAERLREQIFNRELEPGSWIDEQKLAADYGISRTPLREALKVLAVEGLVTMKMRRGAYVTEMSAQDVSQVYRLLALLESDAAAQVAETASDAELAELRQLHEQLEAQVGQRDDFFRTNERFHMRLLALAHNRWREQIVNDLRKVMKLNRHHSLFRQGRIEESLAEHRALLTALEQRAPEQAARLMRAHFDNGLTAAQTA is encoded by the coding sequence CCCGAGCCCTGTACCTCCAGGTGGCCGAGCGCCTGCGCGAGCAGATCTTCAACCGCGAACTCGAGCCCGGCAGCTGGATCGACGAGCAGAAGCTGGCCGCCGACTACGGCATCAGCCGAACCCCCCTGCGGGAGGCGCTGAAGGTCCTGGCCGTGGAAGGCCTGGTGACCATGAAGATGCGCCGCGGTGCCTATGTCACCGAGATGTCGGCCCAGGATGTCAGCCAGGTCTACCGCCTGCTGGCCCTGCTGGAGAGCGATGCCGCAGCCCAGGTGGCCGAGACGGCCAGCGACGCCGAGCTGGCAGAGTTGCGCCAGCTGCATGAACAACTGGAGGCGCAGGTCGGGCAGCGGGACGACTTCTTCCGCACCAACGAGCGCTTCCACATGCGGCTGCTGGCCCTGGCCCACAACCGCTGGCGCGAGCAGATCGTCAACGACCTGCGCAAGGTGATGAAGCTCAACCGCCACCATTCGCTGTTCCGGCAGGGGCGGATCGAGGAGTCGCTGGCCGAGCATCGGGCCCTGCTGACGGCGCTGGAGCAACGCGCGCCCGAGCAGGCCGCACGGCTCATGCGCGCCCACTTCGACAACGGCCTGACCGCGGCTCAGACGGCCTGA